The genomic DNA TGGTCTGTTCTCTGGTTTGTTTATCGGTATGCTGGCAGCGGCCCTTACGGAAGTTTTGAATGTGCTGCCTATATTAGCTAAAAGAATTGGTATTAATCAACAAATTTTAATATTACTAATGGCTATTGTTCTAGGGAAAATTTGTGGCTCTTTATTCCATTGGACTTATTTTGTCAACCATTAACAGCCTAAGGAGGAAGCAAATGAGTAAGAAGTTAAATGATCAGAAAAACTATAAACAAAATATAAAACCTTATCAGCCAAAACCTAAATATGTAAAAAATTGTATCAAAGCCTTTATTATAGGAGGATTAATTTGTCTCATAGGTCAACTCATTGAGAATGCTTATTCTGCAATGTTTGATTTCTCGGAGAAGACCGCTGGTGATTATACAGTGGGTACGTTAATTTTGATTTCATCTTTGTTAACGGGATTTGGGGTATACGATCGCATTGGTCAATTTGGAGGAGCTGGTGCATTAATCCCTATAACAGGATTTGCTAATTCGGTGACGAGCTCAGCACTGGAAAGCAAGAGTGAAGGCATTGTTTTAGGCATAGCAATGAATTTATTCAAACTAGCCGGGGCTGTGATTGTCTTTGGTATCCTCTCGGCTGTTGTTTTTGGCTTGTTAAGAGTTTTCATAGGAAATTTAATGTAGGTCAGGGGGCAAATTATGGCTAAAGTTGGAAAACAAACATGGCAATATCAAAATAATATTTACTTACATTCAACTGGGACAACAGTTGGTCCATTGGAAGCAAAAGGTCCATTATCAAGCCATTTTGACCTTTCACATAATGATCTTCATTGCGGAGAGACGAATTGGGAATTAGCCGAACGTCGACTTATGAGGGAGGCAATTGACATATGTTTGAAAAATGGAGAGAAACAGCCAGAAGATGTAGATATGTTCCTTGCTGGTGATTTGCTTAATCAAACCGTCACCTCAAACTTCATTGCAAGTGAGTACCAAATACCTTATTTGGGAATGTTTGGGGCCTGTTCAACATCTATGGAAACTTTAAGTGTGGGTGCATTATTGGTTGATACGGGATATGCTGAGCAATCTCTGTGTGCTGTTAGCAGCCATAATTCAACGGCCGAACGACAATTTCGTAACCCTACAGAGTATGGAGGACCTAAGCCTGACACGGCAACATTTACTGTAACAGGTGCAGGAGCTGCCCTTGTCAATCAAGAATCATCACCTGTTCGTTTGACTTCATCGACTATTGGTCGTGTATTAGATTGGGGCATTGGTGATCCAAATGATATGGGTTCAGCTATGGCCCCGGCAGCAGCTGACACGATCTATAATCATTTACAGGATATGGGTCGTCAACCTGAAGACTATGACATGATCGTTACGGGAGATTTGTCTAGTGTTGGAAGTCCAATCGTCAAACAATTGCTGTGGGAGAAAGGTATGGATGTGAGCAATGTCCATCAAGACTGTGGTTTAATGATTTATCGGCCTGATCAACCTGTTTTTGCCGGCGGCAGTGGGACAGCCTGCTCCGCAGTTGTTTCTTACGGTTATATTGCCAATCAAATTCGACAAGGGACGATCAAGCGAGCTCTTATTGTTGCAACAGGGGCACTCCTTAACCCTATGATTATTCAACAAAAACAAACGATCCCTTGTATAGCACATGGTGTTGTACTTGAATCGGCGGGAGGCGAGTAACATGGAATACCTGTTAGCGTTTGTCATCGGCGGGTTGATTTGTGTTGTCGGACAAATCTTTTTAGATGTATTTAGATTGACGCCTCCATATGTGATTGTCACATTTGTCGTATTAGGGGCAGCATTGGATACATTTGGATTGTATGATAAATTGATTGAATTTGCTGGTGCTGGAGCAACCGTTCCAATCACCAGCTTCGGCCATTCTTTACTCCATGGAGCGATGCAAGGTGCGGAAAATCATGGATATATTGGTGTCGCTATGGGGGCCTTTCAACTAACGTCTACCGGAATAACGTCAGCAATATTATTTGGTTTTCTCATCGCCTTAATTTTCAAACCGAAGGGATGATCACCGTGGTCAAACATGTCATTTTAATAACCGACGGTGACAAATATGCCCGTCAGGCAGTTGAGTTGACTGCCGATAAACTCGGCTGTCGATGTATTTCCCGATCGTCTGGAAATCCGACGCCATTAACCGGGCCGCAGTTGGTGGAATTTATACAAGAAACACCTTATGACCCAATACTAGTCATGTTTGATGATTGTGGTTTTAACGGGGAAGGTCCAGGAGAAAAGGCGCTAGAATTTGTTGCTACTCATGAGGACGTCCAACCACTTGGTGCTATTGCCGTTGCTTCTAATAGCAGCTTTCATGAGTGGTCAAGAGTCGATGTCAGTATAGACCAATTCGGCCATCTCAGTGAATATGGTGTAGACAAAGATGGTGTTCCTGATCTGGAACTGGGTCGTGTTGCCGGTGACACTGTCTACGTTCTCGATCGCCTAAATCTGCCTGTGATTGTTGGCGTTGGAGATATTGGCAAAGTCGGTGGATTTGACCGACCGGAAAAAGGAGCTCCAGTAACTATGGAAGCCGTCAAGTTAGTGATGGAAAGGAGTGGTTATCATTAAACAAGGGGAAAAACATAAAGAACCGATTAAAAAGCGTATTGAAGAGAATAAGGCCTATATGAAGGAACGGCTCAATATTGGCAGTCGCAACTTCGATGTCGGTGTTCGTGAATTTGACATTCTAAGTAACAAAGTTGAATTATATTATTGTACACCATTGACAGACTCCACACTCGTGGTGCAAATGTTTAGAGAAATGCTGCGAATGGTGGATCTGCATCAGTCAAACATAAGCTTGCGAAAAACAATTAAGCAGCATATGACACACCAACAAGTCAAAGAAATACAAACCTTGGATGAAGTTGTTGACAACATGTTATCTGGGTTAATTGTTATACTAATTGACGGCGAAACAGTTGGGTTAGTCATGGATGTCCGTCACTATCCCGGGCGTACCCCTAAAGAACCCGATGTAGAAAAAGTGGTTCGAGGTTCTCGGGATGGTTTTACAGAGAATATTATTGAAAACACAGGGTTAATTCGTCGGAGAATCCGGGATGAACGGTACCGGAGTGACATTATGCAAATTGGGGAGCGCTCAAAAACAGACGTTTGTTTGTGTTATCTTAATGACGTTGCGAATCCAGAATTGGTTAAGACGATCAAAGAAGAACTGAAAAAGATTGAAGTTGATGGTATTCCAATGGCAGATAAAGCTGTTGAAGAATTTCTCATTAACCAAGGCTATAATCCCTATCCGATGGTTCGCTATACTGAGCGTCCTGATGTGGCTTCTGCCCATGTCTTTGAAGGACATGTCTTAATAATTGTTGATACATCACCTAGTGTGATTATTTTGCCAACAACCTTGTTTCATCACGTTCAGCATGCTGAAGAATATCGAGAGACCCCGGCAGTTGGAGTATTTATGCGTTGGGTTCGATTTATTGCGATGCTTATGTCGGTGTTCTTAATGCCTATATGGTTGTTACTGGTTCAACATAATGAGTTATTGCCAGCTTCGATTGATTGGATAGGCCCCCAAAAAGAAGCTTATCATATTCCCTTAGTGTTACAAATTCTGCTCGCCGAAATTGGAATTGAAATCATTCGGATGGCGGCCATACATACACCAACATCGTTGTCAACGGCCCTTGGCTTAATTGCTGCTGTCCTTATTGGACAAATAGCGATTAAGGTTGGTATCTTCGTTTCAGAAGTGATCCTTTATACCTCGGTTTCCGCGATTGGTGCCTTTGCAACGCCGAGTTATGAGTTAGGTGTGGCCAATAAAGTGGTGCGATTTATTCTTATAATAGTCGCCGCTGCGTTTGGTGTCCCCGGATTTGTCATTGTCTCGACTGCTTTAATTATTTATCTTGCCAGGACAAAGAATATCAACACTCCTTATCTCTGGCCACTTATTCCATTTAATCCAATGGCATTCCTTAATATTATGATTAGAACAACCATGCCAATGTCAGAAATTCGACCAAGTATCGTTAGACCACAGAATAGTACAGAGCAACCGTCCAACCAAGGTAAGCGTCAAAATTAAGTTCAATCTTGGGATGTCTATTAATTGATATCCCCATTTTTTATCGTTTGATTATTTCGCTTGTTTACTTCATGGCTTGACTCTGCTATAATTATGTGAAATTTTCAATTTAGCAGTAAAAAACCAGCATAAAGGAGTACGGATTATGCGTGGGACACAGTCAATCAATCATTTAGGCCATTTAACAATCGGTGGTGTCGATACCACATGGTTGGCTCAATCATTCGGCACCCCTCTTTATGTATATGATGTTGCGTTAATGAAACAGAATGTTAACTTAATGAAACAAGCTTTTGAGGAGTTCCCCGTCCAATGGCAAATAGCTTATGCGAGTAAAGCATTTTCATCAGTGGCGATGTACCAACTCGTTGATCAATTAGGTCTAGCGCTGGATGTTGTGTCGGGCGGTGAGCTATATACAGCTATCCAAGCAGGATTAGATCCGAAACACATCCATTTTCATGGCAATAATAAAAGCGAACAGGAGTTGTCATTTGCGCTTGATCAGGGTATCGGTACAATTATTGTTGACAACGATTTTGAGTTAGATATGTTATCAGAATTAACCGTGGCTAGGCAGCAATCCGTTGACGTGTTATTCCGCATAACACCAGGGGTTGAAGCACATACGCATGAATATATCACGACGGGGCAGGAAGATTCGAAATTCGGATTCAATGTCAATGATCAGACGATTGAGAACGCTGTCCGGCTGGCCCAGAGTCATTCATTAATGAATTTAAAAGGACTGCATTGGCATATTGGGTCGCAAATTTTTGAATCGATGGGCTTTGTTACAGCGATAAAAAATATGTTTGGACATATCAAAGCTTGGCGGGATCGTTTAGGTTTTACACCTGAAATTCTCAATGTCGGCGGAGGATTTGGTATACAATATACAAAGGAAGACGATCCAATACCCCTAGATACTCATATTCGTGAAATTGTCCAACAAATACAACAAGCAAGTGAACAACTTAAAATGCCAGTTCCTGAAGTATGGGTGGAACCGGGGCGGGCACTCGTTGGTGAAGCTGGAACAACGCTTTATACAGCAGGTGCCAAGAAGCATGTACCGGGGATCCGAACTTATTTGTCAGTTGACGGTGGTATGACGGATAATTTGCGTCCAGCTCTGTATCAATCAAAGTACGAAGCGATGAATGCATCGAAGGCAGATATTAAGGCAGACCAAACCGTGTCTTTGGCAGGCAAGTGTTGCGAATCCGGCGATATGCTGATTTGGGATGCTTGTTTACCTGAAACATTACCTGGTGATTTAATTGCTGTCTTTTGTACAGGGGCCTATGGCTATTCGATGGCGAACAATTATAACCGATTGCCGCGTCCTGCCGTTGTGTTCGTTGAAAATGGTGATGCCCAGTTGGTGGTTAGACGGGAAACTTATGCTG from Tuberibacillus sp. Marseille-P3662 includes the following:
- a CDS encoding spore germination protein, producing the protein MIKQGEKHKEPIKKRIEENKAYMKERLNIGSRNFDVGVREFDILSNKVELYYCTPLTDSTLVVQMFREMLRMVDLHQSNISLRKTIKQHMTHQQVKEIQTLDEVVDNMLSGLIVILIDGETVGLVMDVRHYPGRTPKEPDVEKVVRGSRDGFTENIIENTGLIRRRIRDERYRSDIMQIGERSKTDVCLCYLNDVANPELVKTIKEELKKIEVDGIPMADKAVEEFLINQGYNPYPMVRYTERPDVASAHVFEGHVLIIVDTSPSVIILPTTLFHHVQHAEEYRETPAVGVFMRWVRFIAMLMSVFLMPIWLLLVQHNELLPASIDWIGPQKEAYHIPLVLQILLAEIGIEIIRMAAIHTPTSLSTALGLIAAVLIGQIAIKVGIFVSEVILYTSVSAIGAFATPSYELGVANKVVRFILIIVAAAFGVPGFVIVSTALIIYLARTKNINTPYLWPLIPFNPMAFLNIMIRTTMPMSEIRPSIVRPQNSTEQPSNQGKRQN
- the lysA gene encoding diaminopimelate decarboxylase → MRGTQSINHLGHLTIGGVDTTWLAQSFGTPLYVYDVALMKQNVNLMKQAFEEFPVQWQIAYASKAFSSVAMYQLVDQLGLALDVVSGGELYTAIQAGLDPKHIHFHGNNKSEQELSFALDQGIGTIIVDNDFELDMLSELTVARQQSVDVLFRITPGVEAHTHEYITTGQEDSKFGFNVNDQTIENAVRLAQSHSLMNLKGLHWHIGSQIFESMGFVTAIKNMFGHIKAWRDRLGFTPEILNVGGGFGIQYTKEDDPIPLDTHIREIVQQIQQASEQLKMPVPEVWVEPGRALVGEAGTTLYTAGAKKHVPGIRTYLSVDGGMTDNLRPALYQSKYEAMNASKADIKADQTVSLAGKCCESGDMLIWDACLPETLPGDLIAVFCTGAYGYSMANNYNRLPRPAVVFVENGDAQLVVRRETYADLVRHDLDYTLSLSGVGNKS
- the spoVAC gene encoding stage V sporulation protein AC; the protein is MSKKLNDQKNYKQNIKPYQPKPKYVKNCIKAFIIGGLICLIGQLIENAYSAMFDFSEKTAGDYTVGTLILISSLLTGFGVYDRIGQFGGAGALIPITGFANSVTSSALESKSEGIVLGIAMNLFKLAGAVIVFGILSAVVFGLLRVFIGNLM
- the spoVAE gene encoding stage V sporulation protein AE — its product is MEYLLAFVIGGLICVVGQIFLDVFRLTPPYVIVTFVVLGAALDTFGLYDKLIEFAGAGATVPITSFGHSLLHGAMQGAENHGYIGVAMGAFQLTSTGITSAILFGFLIALIFKPKG
- the spoVAD gene encoding stage V sporulation protein AD, with protein sequence MAKVGKQTWQYQNNIYLHSTGTTVGPLEAKGPLSSHFDLSHNDLHCGETNWELAERRLMREAIDICLKNGEKQPEDVDMFLAGDLLNQTVTSNFIASEYQIPYLGMFGACSTSMETLSVGALLVDTGYAEQSLCAVSSHNSTAERQFRNPTEYGGPKPDTATFTVTGAGAALVNQESSPVRLTSSTIGRVLDWGIGDPNDMGSAMAPAAADTIYNHLQDMGRQPEDYDMIVTGDLSSVGSPIVKQLLWEKGMDVSNVHQDCGLMIYRPDQPVFAGGSGTACSAVVSYGYIANQIRQGTIKRALIVATGALLNPMIIQQKQTIPCIAHGVVLESAGGE
- a CDS encoding stage V sporulation protein AE, yielding MVKHVILITDGDKYARQAVELTADKLGCRCISRSSGNPTPLTGPQLVEFIQETPYDPILVMFDDCGFNGEGPGEKALEFVATHEDVQPLGAIAVASNSSFHEWSRVDVSIDQFGHLSEYGVDKDGVPDLELGRVAGDTVYVLDRLNLPVIVGVGDIGKVGGFDRPEKGAPVTMEAVKLVMERSGYH